A single window of Thermodesulfovibrionia bacterium DNA harbors:
- the murC gene encoding UDP-N-acetylmuramate--L-alanine ligase, translating into MYKRFERIHFVGIGGIGMSGIAEVLNNLGYEVTGSDLKGSETTRRLESLGIHINVGHNAENIKDAHVVVISSAVSSANPEVMAARERAIPVIPRAEMLAELARLKYGVLIAGAHGKTTVTSLVASVLASGGLDPTVVIGGKLKGLGSNAKLGQGDFLVAEADESDGSFLKLSPTIGVVTNIDREHMDFYKDMVELTTAFLSFINKVPFYGLNILCGDNAYINDLLPKVQRRFITYGISDGLDLVARNIGTHGFRTKFEAVLNGESLGIFDVPLIGNHNVSNCLAAIAVANELEIEMDTVKESLREFSGVKRRFEQKGEACGIRVIDDYGHHPEEIKATLKAIKEAMIQAKDKGRLVVLFQPHRYSRTRDLFQEFTAAFAYADKVMLMDIYPAGEKPIEGVNSEALCSRIKVSGKDIDHINKKDEAAARLIEELRAGDILLTLGAGDVWKLGEEFLRLKI; encoded by the coding sequence ATGTATAAACGTTTTGAGAGGATACATTTTGTAGGCATAGGCGGCATCGGCATGAGCGGGATAGCTGAGGTGCTTAACAACCTCGGCTATGAGGTCACAGGCTCTGACCTGAAAGGGTCTGAGACCACCAGAAGGCTTGAGAGCCTGGGGATACATATTAACGTCGGGCATAATGCCGAGAACATAAAGGACGCGCATGTTGTTGTCATCTCTTCCGCTGTCTCATCAGCAAATCCTGAGGTCATGGCTGCAAGGGAGCGGGCAATCCCTGTTATCCCGAGGGCTGAGATGCTTGCCGAGCTCGCAAGGCTCAAATACGGGGTGCTTATAGCAGGCGCTCACGGCAAGACAACGGTTACATCACTCGTAGCAAGCGTGCTTGCATCCGGCGGGCTTGACCCGACCGTTGTGATAGGCGGGAAACTTAAGGGATTGGGGAGCAACGCAAAGCTCGGGCAGGGCGATTTTCTTGTTGCAGAGGCTGACGAGAGCGACGGCTCTTTTCTGAAGCTCAGCCCGACCATAGGAGTTGTCACGAATATAGACCGGGAGCACATGGACTTTTACAAAGACATGGTGGAACTCACTACCGCGTTCCTCTCATTCATAAACAAGGTGCCTTTTTACGGGCTCAATATCCTGTGCGGAGACAATGCATATATTAATGACCTGCTGCCCAAAGTGCAGAGAAGGTTCATAACATACGGCATAAGCGATGGGCTGGACCTTGTTGCTCGCAATATCGGCACACATGGCTTCAGGACAAAGTTCGAGGCTGTGCTCAACGGAGAGTCGCTTGGCATCTTTGATGTGCCTCTTATCGGTAACCACAATGTATCAAACTGCCTGGCTGCGATAGCTGTTGCAAATGAACTTGAGATAGAGATGGATACAGTAAAAGAATCGCTCAGAGAGTTCAGCGGAGTCAAGAGAAGGTTTGAGCAGAAGGGCGAGGCCTGCGGCATAAGGGTAATAGATGATTACGGCCATCACCCTGAAGAAATTAAGGCGACATTAAAGGCGATCAAAGAAGCTATGATCCAGGCGAAGGACAAAGGAAGGCTGGTCGTGCTTTTCCAGCCGCACAGGTATTCAAGGACGCGGGATCTCTTCCAGGAGTTTACAGCCGCGTTTGCTTATGCCGACAAGGTGATGCTGATGGATATATATCCTGCGGGAGAGAAGCCTATTGAAGGCGTTAACTCAGAAGCGCTCTGCAGCCGCATAAAAGTTTCTGGAAAAGATATTGATCATATAAATAAGAAAGATGAGGCAGCAGCCCGCCTCATAGAAGAACTCAGGGCAGGTGATATTTTATTAACTCTCGGAGCGGGCGATGTATGGAAGCTGGGCGAGGAGTTCCTGAGGCTTAAGATTTGA
- a CDS encoding FtsQ-type POTRA domain-containing protein, with translation MRQNKNNKRAAYRRGEKASIFLRKGMIFFAAVILIAVIGLGLKLAANAFTVSNIIVSGNHHLENQDVIKSSGIRRGESLLELSFKDVEKSAKKNFWIKGISMRKEFPDTVSLIIEESTPKALLSLRGETSLVDARGEVLDKISGEGTPFLPVIKDIDPLINKEAIIEALDLVDVLSEKKRLEGKESIEIWLESYGLAMKIDGDMLKVGYGKYTEKFDKWKSLEPEIRKMETAVEYVDLRFDDVIVQPVKKEEAVKPVKKEETAETVKKDAAVQMVKKDVPVKTAKKKAAVKTKKKVKKRS, from the coding sequence TTGCGGCAAAATAAAAACAATAAGAGGGCGGCATACCGGCGCGGAGAAAAGGCATCCATCTTTCTGAGGAAGGGCATGATCTTTTTTGCGGCAGTCATACTTATAGCAGTCATAGGATTGGGATTGAAGCTTGCGGCAAATGCCTTTACTGTAAGTAATATTATTGTCTCAGGAAACCATCATCTTGAGAATCAGGATGTGATCAAGAGTTCAGGCATAAGGCGCGGTGAGAGCCTTCTGGAACTCTCTTTTAAGGATGTTGAGAAGAGCGCTAAGAAAAATTTCTGGATAAAGGGTATCTCCATGAGAAAAGAGTTCCCTGATACGGTCTCCTTGATCATAGAGGAGTCTACACCAAAGGCGCTGCTTTCACTCCGCGGGGAGACCTCTCTTGTTGACGCAAGAGGCGAGGTGCTCGATAAGATCAGCGGCGAAGGCACCCCGTTCCTTCCTGTGATAAAGGATATTGACCCGCTGATAAATAAGGAAGCAATAATAGAGGCTCTGGACCTCGTGGATGTCCTTTCGGAAAAGAAGAGGCTTGAGGGCAAGGAGTCGATCGAGATATGGCTTGAATCATACGGCCTTGCCATGAAGATAGACGGCGATATGCTGAAGGTCGGGTATGGAAAATATACTGAGAAGTTTGATAAGTGGAAGTCGCTGGAGCCTGAGATACGAAAGATGGAGACAGCTGTCGAGTACGTTGACCTCAGGTTTGATGATGTGATAGTCCAGCCCGTAAAAAAAGAAGAGGCAGTCAAGCCCGTGAAGAAGGAAGAAACAGCCGAGACGGTAAAAAAGGATGCGGCCGTTCAGATGGTGAAGAAGGATGTGCCGGTCAAGACGGCAAAGAAGAAAGCAGCAGTCAAGACTAAGAAGAAGGTGAAAAAGAGATCATGA
- the murB gene encoding UDP-N-acetylmuramate dehydrogenase produces MKGQAEDEGSGFSDKLEKLSARIRETVSGEIMMNEPLSKHTSLKIGGPVSMLVFPEDPMSLQNILTAAAEEDVPVFMIGAGTNLLVKDGGVDGIAISLDAFNQVRIAEETDDSVTLFIGAGVSLGKLINFTKEKGYSGIEALAGIPGSFGGAVYMNAGSFGVEIKDVIVSIAIMNRYGKIAILKMENLRFSYRNSNLPEGLAILSANIKLRKADAEEVQNKVSECLQKKRLTQPLGEPSAGCVFKNPEAQSAGRLIELAGCKGMRSGDAEVSWLHANYLINRGNAKSKDFIKLMDMVRDKVQEHSGITLEPEIKIIGKN; encoded by the coding sequence TTGAAAGGACAGGCTGAAGATGAAGGCAGCGGCTTCAGTGACAAGCTGGAGAAGTTGTCAGCGAGGATCAGGGAGACTGTCAGTGGAGAGATAATGATGAATGAACCATTATCAAAACATACCTCTTTAAAGATAGGCGGGCCTGTTTCGATGCTCGTCTTTCCTGAAGACCCGATGTCGCTGCAGAACATACTTACAGCGGCAGCAGAAGAGGATGTCCCTGTATTTATGATAGGTGCAGGCACGAACCTGCTTGTAAAGGATGGCGGTGTTGACGGCATAGCGATATCATTGGATGCGTTTAACCAGGTCAGGATAGCGGAAGAAACTGATGATAGCGTTACACTCTTTATCGGCGCAGGCGTATCGCTTGGAAAGCTGATAAATTTTACAAAAGAAAAAGGATACTCAGGCATAGAGGCTCTTGCAGGAATACCAGGCTCATTCGGAGGGGCGGTCTATATGAATGCAGGCTCTTTCGGTGTTGAGATAAAAGATGTTATAGTCTCCATCGCGATAATGAACAGGTACGGCAAGATAGCTATACTTAAGATGGAGAACCTGAGATTTTCATACAGGAACTCCAATCTTCCGGAAGGACTTGCAATCCTGAGCGCGAATATCAAACTCAGAAAGGCAGATGCCGAAGAGGTTCAGAATAAGGTAAGCGAGTGCCTGCAGAAGAAGAGGCTGACACAGCCGCTTGGAGAGCCTTCGGCAGGATGCGTATTCAAGAACCCTGAGGCACAGAGTGCCGGAAGGCTGATAGAGCTCGCGGGCTGCAAGGGCATGAGGTCAGGCGATGCAGAGGTGAGCTGGCTGCATGCAAATTATCTGATAAACAGAGGGAACGCCAAGAGCAAAGATTTTATCAAGCTTATGGATATGGTGAGGGATAAGGTTCAGGAACACAGCGGCATCACGCTTGAACCTGAGATAAAGATAATAGGTAAGAATTAA
- a CDS encoding diguanylate cyclase codes for MREHEKHNPVILIVEDEEGLNSLIKKVLKREGFVTEGVLNGEDAIRRISDDPDVILLLDFVLPDMTGKEVIDSLAKNGIKVPFIIMTGHGDENLAVDMMKLGAKDYIVKGSELAGILPHVLHRVVYEIEQEYKLIEAQKANLEKQAELSVLFNVSSALSQTLEIKKLFDIIFQTIAGLDMFHIQEKGGVFMVDGDRMTLISHVGHSDSFIESHKGMRVGDCLCGLAAKTGEIIISKNSHSDSRHTIQYPEIAAHGHIIIPLKARDIIVGVLYLYMDADFDLPESKLRLLDSIGNQIGVSIDNARLYEETKKSSLHDPLTGLANRRLMHIVFSRVIAEAKRTEKPFSVIMLDIDRFKEYNDTKGHSAGDKLLAELAGLIMKESREIDLVARFGGEEFLLILPDTSLEMAYEAAERIRKAVESKTDVTISLGATAYTKETVSEEHLTNKADSALYLAKRNGRNRVEMSR; via the coding sequence ATGCGTGAGCATGAGAAGCATAACCCTGTGATCCTTATTGTTGAGGACGAAGAAGGCCTGAACTCCCTCATAAAAAAGGTGCTGAAGAGAGAGGGGTTTGTGACAGAAGGCGTTCTCAACGGCGAAGACGCCATCCGCAGGATCAGCGATGACCCTGACGTGATACTACTTCTGGACTTTGTACTTCCTGATATGACAGGAAAAGAGGTCATTGACTCTCTCGCGAAAAATGGCATCAAAGTCCCTTTCATCATTATGACCGGACATGGTGATGAGAACCTCGCCGTAGATATGATGAAGCTCGGGGCCAAGGACTATATAGTCAAAGGATCAGAACTTGCAGGCATACTCCCTCATGTATTACACAGGGTGGTATATGAAATAGAACAGGAATATAAACTTATTGAAGCTCAAAAAGCGAACCTTGAAAAACAGGCTGAACTATCAGTGCTCTTCAATGTCTCATCCGCGCTGAGCCAGACCCTGGAGATCAAAAAACTATTTGATATTATCTTCCAAACGATAGCCGGGCTTGATATGTTCCATATTCAGGAAAAAGGCGGGGTATTCATGGTTGACGGTGACAGGATGACTCTCATTTCTCATGTTGGGCATTCGGATTCATTCATCGAGTCTCATAAAGGCATGAGAGTAGGCGACTGCCTCTGCGGCCTCGCGGCAAAGACAGGCGAGATAATAATATCCAAAAACTCTCACAGTGACAGCAGGCATACTATTCAATACCCTGAAATAGCCGCTCACGGGCATATAATAATCCCTTTAAAGGCAAGAGACATAATAGTCGGAGTGCTGTATCTCTATATGGATGCTGATTTTGATCTGCCTGAGAGCAAATTGCGCCTTCTTGATTCTATCGGAAACCAGATAGGAGTATCCATAGACAATGCAAGACTATATGAAGAGACAAAAAAGTCTTCGCTCCATGACCCGCTTACCGGGTTAGCCAACAGGCGGCTGATGCATATCGTCTTCAGCAGGGTCATCGCAGAGGCAAAGAGAACAGAAAAGCCGTTCTCAGTCATCATGCTGGATATTGACCGCTTCAAGGAATACAATGACACAAAAGGGCACTCGGCAGGCGATAAGCTTCTTGCAGAACTTGCAGGCCTGATAATGAAAGAGTCAAGAGAGATAGACCTTGTGGCAAGGTTCGGCGGCGAGGAGTTCCTCCTCATCCTCCCTGATACCAGCCTTGAAATGGCATATGAGGCTGCCGAAAGGATAAGAAAGGCTGTTGAGTCAAAAACAGATGTCACCATCAGTCTCGGCGCAACAGCCTATACCAAAGAAACAGTCAGTGAAGAACATCTCACCAACAAGGCTGACTCCGCATTATACCTCGCCAAAAGAAACGGCAGGAACAGGGTTGAGATGAGCAGGTGA
- the ftsZ gene encoding cell division protein FtsZ, producing the protein MKIFQMDEVQNSNAKIKVIGVGGAGGNAVNSMIAASLEGVEFIVVNTDAQVLESSLAHRKLQIGSSMTKGLGAGANPEVGREAALADRSTIEEALTGADMVFITAGMGGGTGTGAAPVIAELTRELGILTVAVVTRPFLFEGGKRSKNADNGIKELKKHVDSIVLIHNNRIISVSEKDTPWHKALELSNDVLRQAVKSITDLIFVPGLINQDFADIRTILQNSGRTVMGIGTGTGEKRAEQAARMAINSPLLEETSINGAKSVLVNITGGTSLTIHEVNEVASFIKDVVHEDAEIIFGSVIDSDLENEIIATVIATNFEEQKQPTMSTYDTWRPAAVQGQALRGSGNILSKKIIPADDVDNIIYKKDDLDVPTFMRKSAADEEGEV; encoded by the coding sequence ATGAAGATTTTTCAGATGGATGAGGTTCAGAACAGCAATGCCAAGATCAAGGTCATAGGTGTAGGCGGAGCCGGAGGCAATGCCGTAAACAGCATGATAGCCGCAAGCCTGGAAGGGGTGGAGTTCATAGTTGTAAACACCGATGCGCAGGTACTTGAGTCATCGCTTGCGCACAGGAAGCTGCAAATTGGCAGCTCCATGACAAAAGGGCTTGGCGCAGGCGCAAACCCTGAGGTCGGGAGGGAGGCTGCGCTCGCTGACAGAAGCACTATTGAGGAAGCGCTTACCGGCGCAGATATGGTATTCATAACCGCAGGCATGGGCGGCGGCACAGGCACGGGCGCTGCTCCTGTAATTGCCGAGCTGACAAGGGAGCTTGGGATACTGACCGTGGCGGTTGTTACAAGGCCGTTTTTGTTTGAAGGCGGCAAGAGGTCGAAGAATGCGGATAACGGGATAAAGGAGCTGAAGAAGCATGTTGATTCAATAGTGCTTATTCACAATAACAGGATAATAAGTGTCTCTGAGAAAGATACTCCATGGCATAAGGCGCTTGAACTTTCAAATGATGTTCTCAGGCAGGCGGTCAAGAGCATTACAGACCTTATATTCGTGCCGGGGCTCATCAATCAAGATTTTGCCGATATCAGGACGATCCTTCAAAACAGCGGAAGGACGGTCATGGGCATAGGCACCGGGACCGGAGAGAAGAGGGCTGAGCAGGCGGCAAGGATGGCCATCAACAGCCCCCTGCTTGAGGAGACATCAATAAACGGCGCAAAGAGCGTGCTTGTCAATATAACAGGAGGGACTTCACTTACTATCCATGAGGTAAATGAGGTTGCCAGCTTTATAAAGGATGTCGTGCATGAGGATGCTGAGATAATATTCGGTTCAGTTATTGACTCTGACCTTGAAAATGAGATAATCGCAACTGTTATCGCAACAAATTTTGAAGAGCAGAAACAGCCTACAATGAGCACTTACGATACGTGGAGGCCTGCTGCTGTCCAGGGCCAAGCCCTGAGGGGTTCCGGGAATATCCTGTCCAAGAAGATAATTCCTGCAGACGATGTGGATAATATTATATACAAGAAGGATGACCTTGATGTGCCTACATTCATGCGTAAATCAGCGGCAGATGAAGAGGGGGAGGTTTAA
- the ftsA gene encoding cell division protein FtsA: protein MKKGRLIVSLDIGTVKTSVIVGEIGEAGLHIIGRGSSHSKGLRKGAIINIEDAVESVKEAVREAEAVTGIEINAVYLGIGGEHISSLSSHGVIALSKEEIGQRDVDSVIDAARAVAIPFDREVLQVIPVGFSINGQNGITDPRGMGGVRLEADVRIITGSATFVQNFVKTCEKAGLEVTDIVLKPFATAEAVITDDERSLGTAVIDIGGGTTEIAIFHEGLLCHTSVVPVGGNNFTNDIAIGLRTPAPEAEKIKKEFGCTMISMVSDDEEIEIAYSGDRQAKSVPRHLLIEIIQPRAVELFKLIKDEIRASGFDGLLSSGAVLTGGSAMMEGMDVMAENILDMPVRIGTPAGIEGITDDISSPMYATGVGLLLYGAREMRAENEKHSRWGISRVINWARETLHL from the coding sequence ATGAAAAAAGGCAGACTCATAGTAAGCCTTGATATAGGCACTGTAAAGACATCCGTGATCGTAGGCGAGATAGGAGAGGCAGGACTTCATATAATCGGCCGCGGCAGCTCCCATTCAAAAGGGCTGAGGAAGGGCGCAATAATAAATATCGAGGATGCGGTTGAATCTGTAAAAGAGGCTGTCAGAGAGGCTGAGGCTGTGACCGGCATTGAGATCAATGCGGTCTATCTGGGGATCGGCGGAGAGCATATAAGCAGCCTTTCAAGCCACGGTGTGATAGCGCTTTCGAAAGAGGAGATAGGACAGAGAGATGTTGACAGCGTCATAGACGCAGCAAGGGCTGTGGCAATTCCTTTTGACAGGGAAGTGCTGCAGGTGATACCCGTGGGCTTCAGCATCAACGGGCAGAACGGCATAACAGACCCCAGAGGGATGGGAGGGGTAAGGCTTGAGGCGGATGTAAGGATAATCACAGGTTCAGCCACATTTGTTCAGAATTTTGTTAAGACGTGCGAGAAGGCGGGGCTTGAGGTCACTGATATTGTGCTTAAGCCTTTTGCAACAGCAGAGGCTGTGATCACTGATGATGAAAGATCGCTCGGCACCGCTGTGATAGACATAGGCGGCGGCACAACCGAGATCGCGATATTCCATGAAGGGCTGCTCTGCCACACCTCTGTGGTACCTGTAGGCGGAAACAACTTTACCAATGATATAGCCATCGGGCTGAGAACTCCTGCGCCCGAGGCGGAGAAGATAAAGAAAGAGTTCGGCTGCACGATGATATCCATGGTTTCTGATGATGAGGAGATAGAGATAGCTTATTCAGGCGACAGGCAGGCGAAGAGTGTGCCGAGACACCTTCTGATAGAGATAATCCAGCCCCGCGCTGTGGAGCTTTTTAAACTTATAAAGGATGAGATAAGAGCCAGCGGCTTTGACGGCCTGCTCTCATCCGGAGCCGTGCTCACCGGAGGCTCTGCCATGATGGAAGGGATGGATGTAATGGCAGAGAATATCCTTGATATGCCGGTGAGGATAGGCACGCCTGCTGGGATAGAAGGGATAACTGATGACATCTCAAGCCCTATGTATGCTACAGGCGTGGGCCTTTTACTCTATGGCGCGCGGGAGATGAGGGCAGAGAATGAAAAACACTCAAGGTGGGGCATATCCAGGGTGATAAACTGGGCGAGAGAGACGCTTCATCTTTAA
- a CDS encoding D-alanine--D-alanine ligase has product MTKKPVTTKKIGVLMGGFSSEREISMRTGLAVYQSLQELGYACVPVDVNRDIAAVLKKDKIKLAFLALHGGIGENGAIQGMLEVLGIPYTGSGVLASALAMDKEASKKIFMYHGLPVAEFMAVGIPKGKKGKSAAEPPKIGFPLPWVVKPASEGSSIGVTIVKEEAQLMPAVQKAFALGDRVLIERFISGKEIHIGVLGDRALGGVEVRPSLEFYNYEAKYTSGLTEYIIPPQIDDAIYSDLKNKALQAHNALGCSGASRVDFIVDAEGTPHILEVNTLPGMTSTSLLPKIAQSAGISFKELIEEIIAIAAK; this is encoded by the coding sequence ATGACAAAGAAGCCGGTCACAACGAAGAAGATAGGGGTATTGATGGGAGGTTTTTCATCTGAGCGCGAGATCTCGATGCGCACCGGGCTTGCGGTGTATCAATCCCTTCAGGAGCTCGGCTATGCCTGCGTGCCTGTTGATGTGAACAGGGACATAGCTGCTGTGCTTAAAAAAGACAAGATCAAGCTCGCCTTTCTCGCGCTTCACGGCGGCATAGGAGAGAACGGGGCGATACAGGGGATGCTCGAGGTGCTGGGAATACCTTATACAGGTTCCGGCGTTCTGGCCTCGGCATTAGCCATGGATAAAGAGGCGTCAAAAAAGATATTCATGTATCACGGACTTCCTGTGGCTGAATTTATGGCAGTCGGAATTCCAAAGGGAAAGAAGGGCAAGTCAGCTGCTGAACCGCCGAAGATAGGATTTCCGCTTCCGTGGGTAGTGAAGCCTGCTTCAGAAGGCTCAAGCATAGGAGTTACGATTGTTAAAGAAGAGGCACAGCTCATGCCTGCGGTTCAGAAGGCATTTGCACTCGGCGATAGAGTTCTCATAGAGAGGTTCATAAGCGGCAAAGAGATACATATCGGGGTGCTCGGCGACAGGGCGCTTGGCGGTGTTGAGGTAAGGCCGTCGCTGGAATTTTATAATTATGAGGCAAAGTACACATCAGGACTTACAGAGTATATAATCCCGCCGCAGATAGACGATGCGATCTACAGCGACCTGAAGAATAAGGCGCTTCAGGCGCACAATGCGCTGGGCTGTTCAGGCGCCAGCAGGGTGGACTTTATCGTGGATGCTGAAGGAACGCCGCATATACTTGAGGTGAATACGCTTCCGGGCATGACCTCAACGAGCCTGCTTCCGAAGATAGCGCAGTCCGCAGGGATAAGCTTCAAGGAATTAATAGAGGAGATAATAGCGATTGCGGCAAAATAA
- the murG gene encoding undecaprenyldiphospho-muramoylpentapeptide beta-N-acetylglucosaminyltransferase, whose protein sequence is MKIVIAGGGTGGHLFPGLAVAKALKKIPGADVVFVGSTKGIENKIIPKEGFDLRFIRSEGLVGKGIIGTLKSAMKIPHSFRDSFEILKEIKPDLAFGVGGYSSGPLILSAVWMKIPTMIHEQNTVPGLTNRILGKYVDTVAVTYHESISSFPSEKTFLTGNPVREEILNGDRERGYERFSLDKDLFTIFIFGGSSGARHINKAVTEALRYFDAYKDKVQFLHQTGEADLVPVREAYLSQGFKGTVISFAHEMADAYAVADLIISRAGATTLAELAACGKAAILVPYPFAAGKHQESNARKLLDMGAAQMIIDEELNGKTLSDMIIRLLDSPDAIGEMERTIISLGEPDAVKKIIEHMMGLIKK, encoded by the coding sequence ATGAAGATTGTTATCGCGGGAGGCGGCACTGGCGGGCATCTCTTTCCCGGCCTTGCGGTTGCCAAGGCGCTGAAGAAGATCCCCGGAGCTGATGTTGTATTTGTCGGGTCGACAAAGGGCATTGAGAACAAAATAATACCCAAAGAGGGTTTTGACCTGAGGTTTATCAGGTCAGAAGGCCTGGTGGGAAAAGGCATTATTGGAACACTGAAATCAGCTATGAAGATCCCGCACTCTTTCAGGGATTCTTTTGAGATACTGAAGGAGATAAAGCCTGACCTTGCCTTTGGCGTAGGCGGTTATTCTTCAGGCCCTTTGATATTGAGCGCGGTATGGATGAAGATACCTACGATGATACATGAGCAGAACACTGTGCCGGGACTTACGAACAGGATACTCGGGAAATATGTGGATACGGTAGCTGTTACATACCATGAATCAATATCCTCTTTTCCGAGTGAAAAGACGTTCCTTACAGGCAACCCTGTAAGAGAGGAGATACTGAACGGCGACAGGGAGAGGGGGTATGAGAGGTTCTCTCTTGATAAAGACCTCTTCACAATATTTATATTCGGCGGCAGTTCAGGCGCACGGCATATCAATAAAGCTGTGACCGAGGCGCTGAGATACTTTGATGCGTATAAAGATAAGGTACAGTTTCTCCATCAGACCGGAGAGGCTGACCTTGTGCCTGTGAGAGAGGCATATCTCTCTCAGGGCTTCAAGGGGACTGTGATCTCTTTTGCACATGAGATGGCTGACGCGTATGCTGTTGCTGACCTTATAATCTCAAGGGCAGGCGCGACCACGCTTGCAGAGCTGGCGGCATGCGGAAAGGCTGCGATACTCGTTCCTTACCCGTTCGCAGCAGGCAAGCATCAGGAATCAAATGCCAGAAAGCTTCTGGATATGGGAGCGGCGCAGATGATAATTGACGAGGAGCTCAACGGCAAGACGCTTTCCGATATGATCATCCGCCTGCTGGACAGTCCGGATGCTATCGGCGAGATGGAGCGGACGATAATTTCACTTGGAGAGCCTGATGCCGTAAAGAAGATAATAGAGCATATGATGGGGCTGATAAAAAAATGA